Proteins encoded in a region of the Takifugu flavidus isolate HTHZ2018 chromosome 8, ASM371156v2, whole genome shotgun sequence genome:
- the lhfpl4b gene encoding LHFPL tetraspan subfamily member 3 protein codes for MAASPGLADLSRLYQTEFVRSARAVGVLWAVCTLCFAIIQVVVLVQPSWVGTTQGPMGLARPSGTLGLFEVCVESDWPVPDCRGGLSSLSPLPSFQSVAVLVGVSLWAVWTSVLCLCLFRFCSAATVYKICAWLQLTAGFCLALACLLFPDSWESPEMRSLCGESVGSFSPGNCSVHWAYILAVLGVLDAAILATLAFVLANRQDALLPPDAKEVTAGLLMSA; via the exons ATGGCAGCGTCCCCAGGCCTGGCCGACCTCTCTCGTCTCTATCAGACAGAGTTCGTGCGCAGCGCCCGGGCCGTCGGCGTCCTCTGGGCCGTCTGCACCCTCTGCTTCGCCATCATCCAGGTGGTTGTCTTGGTGCAGCCATCATGGGTTGGAACCACCCAGGGGCCGATGGGTCTGGCCCGGCCCAGCGGAACACTGGGCCTGTTTGAG gtgtgtgtggagtcGGACTGGCCGGTCCCAGACTGCCGCGGTGGTCTGTCCAGTctgtctcctctgccctccttccAGTCGGTGGCGGTTTTGGTGGGAGTGTCTCTGTGGGCGGTGTGGACCAGcgtcctctgtctctgcctcttcaGGTTCTGCAGCGCTGCAACAGTTTACAAGATCTGTGCCTGGCTGCAGCTGACTGCAG gcttCTGCCTCGCGCTGGCTTGTCTGCTGTTTCCAGACTCCTGGGAGAGTCCTGAGATGAGATCTTTGTGTGGAGAGTCT GTGGGCAGCTTCTCCCCAGGTAACTGCTCCGTTCACTGGGCCTACATCCTGGCGGTACTGGGAGTTCTGGACGCGGCCATCCTGGCCACGCTGGCGTTTGTCCTCGCCAACCGGCAGGACGCCCTCCTGCCGCCTGATGCCAAAGAAG TAACAGCTGGTTTGTTGATGTCAGCCTGA
- the hdac6 gene encoding histone deacetylase 6, whose translation MDSGDPPDSGPKPIRRSPRLLPQCSNVSVKGRKKGESSLQEVKRRGRMERSREEEEDLDDSLKTLNLSSGPSASGTGLVFSEIFTHHENLWDSSHPERPERVASIMEHLEQQDLLSRVTRVQPREATEKELLLCHSQHYVDLMKSTQTMTEEELHSLSDKYDSIYLHPESFSVAVMAVGSVLQLVDQVMTSELRNGFAVVRPPGHHAQKDLPNGFSIFNNVAIAARYAQTRHSVSRVLIVDWDVHHGQGIQYLFQEDPSVLYFSVHRFEQGSFWPHLPESDSHFVGSSGAEGSNINLPWNKTGMKDADYIAAFQQLLLPVAHEFQPQLVLVCAGFDAAAGDEKGQMCVRPQCFHILTHMLMSLAEGRLVLALEGGYNLQSTAEGTAACVRALLGGACPPLATPTAPSDSALRSISQTLSALFPYWPSLQILEGGPWSTDGVLRTTSAEHTAELSSHAPSVATATGLVYDERMMEHLNLWDRHHPEQPQRISKIFSQHQKLGLVDRCRSIPARLATEEELCMCHSVQHVHQMRATATMKPRELHKLGDEFNSIYINNQSFQAALLAAGGCFSGVEQILAGQVRNGVAIVRPPGHHAERDFPCGFCFFNTAALAARHAQKLSQDTPLRVLILDWDVHHGNGTQHMFEDDDSVLYISLHRYDNGAFFPSSEDAAPDRVGVAKGVGYNVNVAWSRGRMGDSDYLAAFHHVVMPVATEFNPDLVLVSAGFDAARGDPLGGYHVTPEGYAHLTHQLMSLAGGRLLLILEGGYNLSSISKSMAMCTSVLLGDPPPALLTPLPPPHHSAVATINEVIRCHAPYWRSLRIHIPESVRASLPSPKDHGKRSSRGKGRKSEETRRDKPPMSPPGQRGTLVDQSLEALTRGLASLDITQTAASPSPATSTPVGGARPKVHRSPQMLTCDQEVKVESREQSCSAPRSQPEAQAAVQLAATGSGSAGGAGPGPEAEGACGGSASQHSMELTRGGQINALYVVDPLPWCPHLDAVKPLPPSGVDIFKPCQDCGSEVENWICLTCYQVFCGRYVNEHMVTHGVVAEHPVVLSFSDLSVWCYLCEAYIHNQILFEAKNSAHWAKFGEEMPSWS comes from the exons ATGGATTCAGGAGACCCTCCAGATTCTGGACCAAAGCCAATCAGAAGGTCCCCCCGTCTGCTACCTCAG TGCAGCAACGTAAGTGTGAAGGGACGCAAGAAGGGAGAAAGCAGCCtacaggaggtgaagaggagaggaagaatggagcggagcagagaggaagaggaagacttgGACGACAGCCTGAAGACGCTG AATCTGTCCAGTGGGCCATCAGCCAGTGGAACGGGTCTGGTGTTCTCGGAGATCTTCACTCACCATGAGAACCTCTGGGATTCCAG TCATCCGGAGAGACCCGAGAGAGTGGCGTCCATCATGGAGCACCTGGAGCAACAGGACCTGCTGTCACGGGTCACCAGGGTGCAG cccaGAGAAGCTACAGAAAAAGAGCTGCTACTCTGCCACAG CCAACATTATGTGGATTTGATGAAGTCGACTCAGACCAtgacggaggaggagctgcacagCCTGTCGGACAAATACGACTCAATCTACCTTCATCCG gagtctttctccgtgGCCGTGATGGCGGTGGGTTcggtgctgcagctggttgACCAGGTCATGACCTCCGAACTCAGGAATGGGTTCGCTGTGGTCAG ACCTCCTGGCCATCACGCTCAGAAGGACCTTCCAAACGGTTTCTCGATCTTCAATAATGTGGCGATCGCAGCTCGATACGCTCAGACCAGACACTCAGTGAGCAG ggtgTTGATAGTGGACTGGGATGTTCATCACGGACAGGGCATCCAGTACCTGTTCCAGGAGGACCCCAG tgtgctGTACTTCAGTGTGCACAGGTTCGAGCAGGGCTCCTTCTGGCCCCACCTTCCAGAGTCCGACAGCCATTTTGTTGGATCTTCAGGAGCTGAAGGCAGCAACATCAACCTGCCCTGGAACAAG ACGGGGATGAAGGATGCTGATTACATCGCAGCGTTCCAGCAACTGCTGCTGCCAGTCGCTCAcgaa TTTCAGCCTCAGCTGGTTTTGGTCTGTGCTGGATTtgatgcagcagctggagatgagAAG gggcAGATGTGTGTGCGGCCTCAGTGTTTCCACATCCTCACTCACATGTTGATGAGTTTGGCCGAAGGTCGACTTGTTCTGGCTCTCGAG ggaggaTATAACCTTCAGTCAACAGCAGAGGGCACTGCAGCGTGTGTTCGAGCTCTGCTGGGAGGAGCCTGTCCTcctctggccacgcccacagccCCTTCTGACAG tgCTTTGCGGTCCATCTCTCAGACTCTCTCAGCCCTGTTCCCATATTGGCCTTCTCTGCAGATACTGG AAGGTGGCCCCTGGTCCACAGACGGTGTCCTGAGAACAACAAGTGCTGAACACACAGCAGAGCTCAGTAGCCACGCACCctctgttgccacagcaacaggCCTGGTTTATGATGAGCGCATGATGGAGCACCTGAACCTgtgggacag ACATCACCCCGAACAACCACAGAGGATCTCTAAGATCTTCTCCCAACATCAGAAGCTGGGACTGGTGGACCGGTGCCGATCCATCCCAGCGCGCTTAGCaacggaggaggagctgtgcaTGTGTCACAG tgtgcaGCACGTCCACCAGATGCGTGCCACAGCCACCATGAAGCCCAGAGAGCTGCACAAACTGGGAGACGAGTTCAACTCCatatacatcaacaaccagagcTTCCAGGctgctctgctggctgctggaggctgcttCAGCGGCGTGGAGCAGATCCTGGCGGGACAG GTGAGGAACGGCGTGGCCATTGTTCGGCCGCCAGGTCACCACGCAGAGAGAGATTTTCCCTGCGGCTTCTGTTTCTTCAACACGGCGGCTCTCGCTGCTCGCCACGCCCAGAAACTGTCCCAGGATACACCGCTGCGCGTCCTTATTCTAGACTGGGACGTTCACCACGGCAACGGGACGCAGCACATGTTTGAGGACGATgacag TGTCCTGTACATCTCTCTTCATCGCTACGACAACGGGGCTTTCTTTCCATCTTCCGAGGATGCCGCCCCTGAccgagtgggcgtggccaaggGGGTGGGGTATAATGTCAACGTGGCGTGGAGCAGAGGACGGATGGGTGACTCTGACTACCTCGCTGCCTTCCACCATGTGGTCATGCCTGTGGCCACCGAg TTTAACCCCGACCTGGTTCTTGTGTCTGCTGGCTTTGACGCAGCTCGTGGGGACCCACTGGGGGGGTATCATGTGACTCCGGAGGGTTACGCACACCTGACCCACCAGCTGATGTCACTGGCTGGGGGGCGGCTCCTGCTCATTCTGGAG GGAGGTTATAATTTATCATCCATCTCTAAATCCATGGCAATGTGCACCAGCGTGTTGCTGGGTGACCCTCCTCCGGCTTTGCTcacacccctcccacccccccatcacagCGCCGTGGCAACAATCAATGAGGTCATCCGATGCCACGCCCCCTACTGGCGGTCACTGAGGATCCACA TCCCAGAGTCCGTGCGGGCCTCCCTGCCGTCTCCAAAGGATCATGGGAAACGTAGTTCCAGAGGAAAAGGCAGAAAGTCAGAGGAGACCAGAAGGGACAAACCTCCAATGTCCCCACCAGGACAGCGGGGCACTTTG GTGGACCAAAGTCTGGAGGCACTGACGCGGGGACTTGCCAGCTTGGACATCACTCAGACCGCAGCCAGTCCCTCTCCAGCTACGTCCACCCCAGTAGGAGGGGCCAGGCCGAAGGTCCACCGTAGCCCACAGATGCTCACCTGTGAtcaggaggtgaaggtggagtcacgggagcagagctgctcagcaCCGAGGTCCCAGCCAGAGGCTCAG GCTGCAGTCCAGCTGGCTGCCACTGGAAGTGggtctgctggtggagctgggcCGGGTCCAGAGGCAGAGGGTGCCTGTGGCGGGTCGGCCTCGCAGCACTCTATGGAGCTCACGCGTGGAGGACAAATCAAT GCGCTGTATGTGGTGGACCCTCTGCCCTGGTGTCCCCACCTGGATGCCGTAAAGCCGCTTCCTCCCTCTGGTGTTGATATCTTTAAACCCTGTCAGGACTGTGGTTCTGAAGTCGAGAACTGGATCTGCCTCACCTGCTACCAG GTCTTCTGTGGCCGCTACGTGAACGAGCACATGGTGACTCACGGCGTGGTGGCGGAACACCCTGTGGTGCTGAGCTTTTCGGACCTGTCGGTGTGGTGCTACCTGTGCGAGGCCTACATTCACAACCAG ATTCTATTTGAAGCAAAAAACAGTGCTCACTGGGCCAAGTTTGGAGAGGAGATGCCTTCCTGGAGCTaa
- the zgc:113363 gene encoding myoD family inhibitor yields MDMRSNCSSGDVTEDIQDIQSKAEGVADQPRPRGQCRDEARPCGRSGDTCVDPATDVSLTNDVSRLLPSKSLSALRKQKGVDSSSPPPVCTSPIVPTRAPPEKSSCKRQNCSHYPHPPAHHRSSHQTCPSSTSVKTDAVHTQEAAVDDCCVHCVLACLFCEMLSMCAVLGDCLACGLGGAVCCDSALCCCGCLEAAGEAACTEDACQAALDCGILGECCGSSDCLEICLECCSICFPS; encoded by the exons ATGGACATGAGGTCAAACTGCAGCAGCGGGGACGTCACTGAGGACATCCAGGACATCCAGAGCAAAGCAGAAGGTGTCGCGGATCAGCCGAGACCAAGAGGACAGTgcagag ATGAGGCTCGTCCCTGTGGCAGGTCAGGGGACACGTGTGTGGACCCCGCGACAGATGTCTCTTTGACCAATGACGTCTCGCGTCTCCTACCGTCCAAAAGTCTCTCGGCACTCCGGAAACAGAAAG GTGTGGACAGCTCGTCTCCTCCGCCCGTCTGCACGTCCCCTATTGTCCCCACCAGGGCTCCTCCTGAGAAGTCCTCCTGTAAGAGACAGAACTGCAGCCATTATCCCCATCCGCCTGCTCACCACCGCAGCAGCCACCAGACATGTCCCTCCTCCACATCTGTAAAGACAGATGCTGTCCACACTCAGGAGGCTGCTGTAGACG ACTGTTGTGTCCACTGCGTCCTGGCCTGCCTGTTCTGTGAGATGCTGTCCATGTGTGCTGTCCTGGGGGACTGTCTTGCCTGCGGCCTGGGCGGAGCCGTGTGCTGTGACTCTGCTCTTTGTTGTTGCGGCTGCCTGGAGGCTGCAGGTGAGGCGGCATGCACGGAAGACGCCTGTCAAGCGGCGCTGGACTGTGGGATCCTGGGGGAGTGCTGTGGATCTTCCGACTGCCTGGAGATCTGTCTGGAGTGCTGCTCCATCTGCTTCCCCTCGTAG
- the cxxc1a gene encoding CXXC-type zinc finger protein 1a: MSEEAAGAELRPQEEEEGGAAAVKDGGRGGQEEEEEAAMETPSAPVYCVCRRPDINCFMIGCDSCTEWFHGTCIGISEKAAKAIRVWFCPSCREKDPSLEIKYRPKKNKEKKETEPEREEKSDRDESCTSPPKTDRRRGSQIKRSARMCGECDACLRTEDCAQCDFCKDMKKFGGPNKIRQKCRLRQCEVRARKMLRVKDEEISQSGSRGRGLSRKWPGHHTEEEEEEEEEDEAFSESELELYEQYKAAGYRDLLWHSEDEDPQLDSLTKKAVKVKHVKRREKKPEKKKSVSAPKEEAKPRHHKAKQRHRERVRHSERGGESGAKDVGGALRQCLGPGCVQPARVNSKYCSEDCGMKLAANRIYEILPQRIQQWQQSPCVAEEMGRRQLERIRKEQQAARLRLTLMEKRFHELEGIIAVAKQQQVQHHEEVTEGDGDDTDLQIFCVSCSHPVNPKVALRHMERCYTKYESQTSFGSMYPTRIEGATRLFCDVYNPQSKTYCKRLQVLCPEHSRDPKVTADEVCGCPLVKDVFEPTGEFCRVSKRKCNKHYCWEKLRRAEVDLERVRVWYKLDELFEQERNLRTAMTNRAGLLALMLHQTIQHDPITTDLRSAKER; encoded by the exons ATG TctgaggaggctgctggagcagagctccgcccacaggaggaagaggagggaggagcagcagcagttaaagatggaggaagaggaggccaggaagaagaagaagaagctgccaTGGAAACCCCCAGTGCCCCCGTGTACTGTGTGTGTCGGAGACCAGACATCAACTGTTTCATGAT AGGATGTGACAGCTGCACTGAGTGGTTTCATGGAACCTGCATCGGAATTTCCGAAAAAGCCGCCAAAGCCATCCGGGTGTGGTTCTGTCCGTCCTGCAGAG AAAAAGACCCATCTCTGGAGATCAAATACCGGCCCaagaaaaacaaggagaaaaaggagacgGAAccggagagggaggaaaagagcgaCAGAGATGAGAGCTGCACTTCTCCACCCAAGACCGATAGAAGGCGGGGCTCTCAG ATCAAGCGCTCGGCCAGGATGTGCGGCGAGTGCGACGCCTGTCTGAGGACGGAGGACTGCGCTCAGTGCGACTTCTGCAAAGACATGAAAAAGTTTGGAGGGCCCAACAAGATCCGACAGAAGTGCCGGCTGAGGCAGTGCGAGGTCCGAGCCCGG AAGATGCTTCGCGTCAAAGACGAGGAGATAAGCCAGAGCGGcagcagggggcgtggcctatcCAGAAAATGGCCGGGACATCataccgaggaggaggaggaggaggaggaggaagacgaggcaTTCAGTGAGAGCGAGCTGGAGCTGTATGAGCAGTACAAAGCAGCTGGATACAGAGACctg CTCTGGCACAGCGAGGACGAGGACCCTCAGCTGGACTCTCTGACCAAGAAAGCTGTGAAGGTCAAACATGTCAAGAGGCGAGAGAAGAAGCCGGAGAAAAAG AAGTCCGTCTCTGCACCTAAAGAGGAGGCCAAGCCTCGCCATCATAAAGCAAAGCAGCGGCACAGGGAGCGCGTGCGGCACAGCGAGCGGGGCGGGGAGAGCGGCGCTAAAGACGTGGGCGGGGCTCTGAGGCAGTGTCTGGGACCAGGATGTGTCCAGCCAGCAAGGGTCAACTCTAAGTACTGCTCTGAGGACTGCGGCATGAAACTGGCTGCTAA CCGCATCTATGAGATCCTCCCTCAGAGGAtccagcagtggcagcagagtcCCTGCGTAGCCGAGGAAATGGGCCGGAGGCAGCTGGAGCGCAtcaggaaggagcagcaggccGCTAGGCTCCGCCTCACTCTCATGGAGAAGCGTTTCCATGAGCTGGAAGGCATCATCGCTGTGGCCAAGCAACAGCAAGTCCAGCACCACGAGGAG GTGACCGAAGGTGACGGTGATGACACCGACCTTCAGATCTTCTGCGTCTCCTGCAGTCATCCAGTGAACCCGAAGGTGGCGCTCCGACACATGGAGAGGTGCTACACTAAG TACGAGAGCCAGACTTCGTTTGGGTCCATGTACCCGACACGTATAGAGGG AGCGACCCGGCTGTTCTGTGACGTCTACAACCCTCAGAGTAAGACCTACTGCAAGCGGCTGCAGGTGCTGTGTCCCGAGCACTCCAGAGACCCAAAG GTCACAGCCGACGAGGTGTGTGGTTGTCCTCTGGTCAAAGATGTCTTTGAGCCCACGGGCGAGTTCTGTCGCGTCTCCAAGAGGAAGTGCAACAAACACTACTGCTGGGAGAAGCTGCGGCGGGCGGAGGTGGACCTGGAGCGGGTCCGAGTG TGGTACAAGCTGGACGAGCTCTTCGAGCAGGAGCGCAATCTGAGGACGGCGATGACCAACCGAGCCGGGCTCCTGGCTCTGATGCTGCACCAGACCATCCAGCACGACCCCATCACCACCGACCTGCGCTCCGCCAAGGAGCGCTAG
- the pcsk1nl gene encoding proprotein convertase subtilisin/kexin type 1 inhibitor, like, with product MASLSLLLLTAALLHAAQPLPAALGVGRGLDGAVGGAMRQRRDVHGVLPYEEQLSYPASHGRSAVNDLYYPSDDWRGQGLDQALQQLVDRDQRRDVEEEQRAAYMSALLRLLSEAESARLVGPSDVEVVEEEVDDEEEDDQEPPDGFQRPIPVDYDETGRGLAVGRPSATWWGRLEPQLAQALLDRMEPQLAQALLERARQEKLQQAGRVSSGLSLGRDQEALRHLVSKVLSSIGPNSLAAMSSARRMRRDLTPLGSAHRRVRRSLDDAAPPSPSSNPPLLRVKRLEEEEGPRLPAGLQRMKRIDEDLGQGSRRRRRRAVLTFDPQLLVRQVMEYMRE from the exons ccacttcctgcagctctgggtgTGGGGCGTGGCTTGGACGgagcagtgggcggggccatgCGCCAGCGCAGAGATGTCCACGGCGTGCTGCCCTATGAAGAGCAGCTGTCGTACCCAGCCAGTCATGGAAGGAGCGCGGTCAATGACCTTTACTACCCATCAGATGACTGGAGGGGACAAGGCCTGGACcaggccctgcagcagctggtggacagGGACCAGAGGCGggacgtggaggaggagcaacGGGCAG CCTACATGTCTGCCTTGCTCCGCCTTCTGAGCGAAGCAGAGAGTGCAAGACTGGTCGGACCGAGTGACGTGGaagtggtggaggaagaggtggatgacgaagaggaggatgacCAGGAACCACCGGACGGCTTCCAGAGGCCGATCCCTGTAGACTATGATGAGACTGGGCGGGGCCTCGCCGTGGGGAGGCCCTCGGCTACCTGGTGGGGCCGCCTGGAGCCCCAGCTGGCTCAGGCTCTGCTGGACAG GATGGAACCACAGTTGGCTCAGGCTCTGCTGGAGAGAGCGCGGCAGGAGAAACTGCAGCAAGCCGGGCGCGTTTCATCCGGACTGAGCCTGGGACGGGACCAGGAGGCTCTGAG ACATTTAGTTTCAAAGGTCCTGAGCAGCATCGGCCCGAACAGCCTCGCCGCCATGTCCTCTGCGCGACGAATGAGAAGGGACCTGACCCCccttggctccgcccacagaaGGGTGCGACGCTCCCTGGATGATGCGGCTCCTCCGTCGCCGAGCAGCAACCCTCCTCTGCTGAGGGTGAAgcgcctggaggaggaggagggccccAGGCTCCCTGCAGGGCTTCAGAGGATGAAGCGCATCGACGAAGACCTCGGTCAGGGGAGCCGTCGGCGCCGAAGGAGAGctgttctgacctttgacccccagctGCTGGTCAGGCAGGTTATGGAATACATGAGAGAGTAG